Proteins found in one Geomonas subterranea genomic segment:
- a CDS encoding sigma-54-dependent transcriptional regulator: protein MKPTTKILLIEDDDGSREAMLILLKASGFAIKGCSSGKEGLEQLASEPFDIVISDLFLPDVNGIDILTRVKQDSPRTEVILVTGHGSAETAVQAMKKGAYDYITKPLNIEELRIIIDKAVEKGQLLSENVYLKKQLQDKYEFANIIGNSQAMQQLFSRMKRIIKTDSTVLILGESGTGKELVAKAIHFNGNRKEKPFIAVNCSAIPENLLESELFGHVKGAFTGAVKEKVGKFEAANNGTIFLDEIGTLPMHLQTKLLRVLQEQEVERVGSNKQIKLDVRVISATNVNLEEEVARGNFREDLFYRLNVIPVLIPPLRERIEDILPLTRHFLEKNCRSMQRPIMHLDKDALEALEAYPWNGNVRELENIMERIVALTEGDVITLRDLPANIAKNHQEGNHSVSVTPAGIDMVQAISEIEKRMIGEALQLSGGVKARAAAMLSINRTTLVEKMRRLGMPL, encoded by the coding sequence ATGAAACCGACCACCAAGATACTGCTCATAGAAGACGATGACGGCAGCCGCGAGGCGATGCTCATCCTGCTCAAGGCAAGCGGCTTTGCCATCAAGGGATGCTCCAGCGGCAAGGAAGGCCTGGAGCAACTGGCGAGCGAGCCGTTCGACATCGTCATCAGCGACCTCTTCCTGCCCGACGTGAACGGCATTGACATCCTCACGCGGGTGAAGCAGGACTCCCCGCGCACCGAGGTCATCCTGGTCACCGGCCACGGCTCCGCCGAAACCGCGGTGCAGGCGATGAAGAAAGGGGCCTACGACTACATCACCAAGCCCCTCAACATCGAAGAGCTGCGCATCATCATCGACAAGGCCGTGGAAAAGGGGCAGCTCTTAAGCGAGAACGTCTACCTCAAGAAGCAGCTGCAGGACAAGTACGAGTTCGCCAACATCATCGGAAACTCGCAGGCCATGCAGCAGCTCTTCTCGCGCATGAAGCGGATCATCAAGACCGATTCCACCGTCCTCATCCTGGGCGAGTCCGGCACCGGCAAGGAGTTGGTCGCCAAGGCGATCCACTTCAACGGCAACCGGAAAGAGAAGCCCTTCATCGCGGTCAACTGCTCCGCTATCCCGGAAAACCTCCTGGAGAGCGAACTCTTCGGGCACGTGAAGGGAGCCTTCACCGGTGCAGTGAAGGAGAAGGTAGGCAAATTCGAGGCCGCCAACAACGGCACCATTTTCCTTGACGAGATCGGCACCCTTCCCATGCACCTGCAGACCAAGCTGTTGCGCGTGCTGCAGGAGCAGGAAGTCGAGCGGGTCGGCTCAAACAAGCAGATCAAGCTGGACGTGCGTGTCATTTCCGCCACCAACGTGAACCTCGAGGAGGAAGTCGCGCGCGGCAACTTCCGCGAGGACCTCTTCTACCGGCTCAACGTCATCCCGGTCCTGATCCCGCCTCTGCGTGAGCGCATCGAGGACATCCTCCCCCTCACCAGGCATTTTCTGGAGAAGAACTGCCGTTCCATGCAGCGTCCCATCATGCACCTCGACAAGGACGCCCTGGAGGCGCTCGAGGCGTACCCCTGGAATGGCAACGTGCGCGAGTTGGAGAACATCATGGAGCGCATTGTCGCACTCACCGAAGGTGACGTCATCACGCTTCGCGACCTCCCCGCCAACATCGCCAAGAACCACCAGGAAGGCAACCACTCCGTCAGCGTGACGCCGGCCGGCATCGACATGGTGCAGGCCATCAGCGAGATCGAGAAGCGCATGATCGGCG